The stretch of DNA ATGGCTCTTAAAAGTAGAGGCTATGCGGCCATTCTTAGTTTTTGCATCGGGGTAATGCCACCAATGCCCATATTGGACCGTTCGTTGTTGTATGTCCAGAGCCATTTTGTTGCGTGCTCCTGGACCTCATTGATGCTCTCGAACAAATATTGTGCGAGCCAATCATACCGCACAGTTCGGTTGAATCGCTCGACATAAGCATTTTGCTGAGGGTTGCCAGGCTGAATGTAATCCAAACATATCGCGTGCTTTTCAGCCCAGGCTTGCAGCTTATGGCTGATATACTCCGGCCCGTT from Desulfovibrio gilichinskyi encodes:
- a CDS encoding DDE-type integrase/transposase/recombinase; amino-acid sequence: TAINQSWSMDFMHDQLQYGRNFRLFNVIDDFYREGLTIDVDFSLPSERIIRALDQIIEWRGKPIAIRCDNGPEYISHKLQAWAEKHAICLDYIQPGNPQQNAYVERFNRTVRYDWLAQYLFESINEVQEHATKWLWTYNNERSNMGIGGITPMQKLRMAA